In Kogia breviceps isolate mKogBre1 chromosome 9, mKogBre1 haplotype 1, whole genome shotgun sequence, a single window of DNA contains:
- the AOC1 gene encoding diamine oxidase [copper-containing], whose translation MGQRTLALAWAGAAILVLQTLAAAEGPPQTPGSKGRVFADLSAQELKAVHSFLWSQEELRLQPSSTLTMAKNSVFLIEMLLPKKQHVLKFLDKGHRPPVREARAVIFFGAQEHPNITEFAVGPLPRPHYMRHLLHKPGHQASWASRPVSKAEYTLLSHTLEEVSKPLHQFFRRTTGFTFGNCQERCLTFTDVAPRGLASGQRRSWLILQRHVKGYFLHPTGLELLVDHASMNPQDWTVERVWYNGKFYRSPAELAQKYEAGEVDAVVLEDPLAKGKDGENLPEAALFSFYQPRGDFAINTNGPRLVQPEGPRYRLEGNAVLYGGWSFAFRLRSSSGLQVLDVHFGGERIAYEVSVQEAVALYGGHTPAGMQTKYMDVGWGLGSVTQELAPGIDCPETATFLDALHYYDTDGPVLYPRALCLFEMPTGVPIWRHFDSNFSDGFNFYAGLKGQVLVLRTTSTVYNYDYIWDFLFYPNGVMEAKMHATGYVHATFYTPEGLRHGSRLHTHLTGNVHTHLVHYRVDLDVAGTKNSFQTLQMKLENITNPWSPRHRLVQPTLQETRFSSERQAAFRFRQTLPKYLLFTSPQENPWGHKRSYRLQIHSMADQVLPPGWEEERAVTWARYPLAVTKYRESELCSSSIYNQNDPWDPPVVFEEFLHNNENIEDEDLVAWVTLGFLHIPHSEDVPNTATPGNSVGFLLRPFNFFPEDPSLASRDLVVAWPLENGSTYVQRWIPEEDGGCLMPPPFSYNGTYRPV comes from the exons ATGGGGCAGAGGACCCTGGCCCTCGCCTGGGCGGGTGCTGCCATCCTGGTGCTACAGACGTTGGCCGCGGCAGAGGGCCCCCCACAGACCCCCGGCAGCAAAGGCAGGGTGTTTGCAGACCTGAGCGCCCAAGAGCTGAAGGCCGTGCACAGCTTCCTTTGGTCCCAGGAGGAGCTGAGGCTGCAGCCATCCAGCACGTTGACCATGGCCAAGAACTCCGTGTTCCTCATTGAGATGTTGCTGCCCAAGAAGCAACACGTGCTGAAATTCCTGGATAAAGGCCACCGGCCTCCTGTTCGGGAAGCGCGCGCTGTCATCTTCTTCGGAGCCCAGGAGCACCCCAACATCACCGAGTTTGCTGTGGGACCGCTGCCCAGGCCCCATTACATGCGACACCTGCTCCACAAGCCCGGGCACCAGGCCTCCTGGGCCTCCAGGCCCGTCTCCAAGGCGGAGTATACCCTCCTGAGCCACACCCTGGAGGAGGTCAGCAAGCCCCTGCACCAGTTTTTCCGTCGCACCACGGGCTTCACGTTCGGAAACTGCCAGGAGCGGTGCCTGACGTTCACGGATGTGGCGCCCCGTGGCTTGGCCTCCGGCCAGCGGCGCTCTTGGCTCATCTTGCAGCGCCATGTGAAAGGCTACTTCTTGCACCCCACCGGGCTGGAGCTCCTGGTGGATCACGCAAGCATGAACCCCCAGGACTGGACGGTGGAGCGGGTCTGGTACAACGGGAAGTTCTACCGCAGCCCCGCAGAGCTGGCTCAGAAGTATGAGGCCGGAGAGGTGGACGCGGTCGTCCTGGAAGACCCGCTCGCCAAGGGCAAGGACGGAGAGAACCTACCAGAGGCAGCCCTCTTCTCCTTCTACCAGCCGCGTGGCGACTTCGCCATCAACACGAACGGCCCCCGCCTGGTGCAGCCCGAGGGCCCCCGCTACAGACTGGAGGGCAACGCCGTGCTCTACGGGGGCTGGAGCTTCGCCTTCCGGCTGCGCTCATCCTCGGGGCTGCAGGTCCTGGACGTGCACTTCGGAGGTGAGCGTATAGCCTACGAGGTGAGCGTGCAGGAGGCCGTGGCGCTGTACGGAGGACACACACCCGCGGGTATGCAGACCAAGTACATGGACGTCGGCTGGGGCTTGGGCAGCGTCACTCAGGAGCTGGCCCCTGGCATCGACTGCCCGGAGACGGCCACCTTCCTAGACGCCCTCCACTACTACGACACCGACGGTCCTGTCCTCTACCCCCGAGCCCTCTGTCTCTTTGAGATGCCTACGGGGGTGCCCATCTGGCGGCACTTTGACTCCAACTTCAGCGACGGCTTCAACTTCTATGCGGGCCTCAAGGGCCAGGTGCTGGTGCTGAGGACCACTTCGACGGTCTACAATTACGACTATATCTGGGACTTCCTCTTCTACCCCAATGGGGTGATGGAGGCCAAGATGCACGCCACCGGCTATGTCCACGCCACCTTCTACACCCCCGAGGGGCTGCGCCACGGGTCCCGCCTGCACACACACCTGACGGGCAACGTACACACACACCTAGTGCATTACCGCGTGGACCTGGACGTGGCAG GCACCAAGAATAGCTTCCAGACCCTGCAGATGAAGCTAGAAAACATCACCAACCCCTGGAGCCCGAGACACCGCCTGGTCCAGCCGACTCTCCAGGAGACGAGGTTCTCCTCGGAGCGTCAGGCGGCCTTCCGCTTCAGACAGACTCTGCCCAAGTACCTGCTCTTTACCAGCCCCCAGGAGAACCCCTGGGGCCACAAGCGCAGCTACCGACTGCAGATCCACTCCATGGCTGACCAAGTGCTGCCCCcgggctgggaggaggagagggccgTCACCTGGGCCAG GTACCCCCTGGCAGTGACCAAATACCGGGAGTCTGAACTGTGCAGCAGTAGTATCTACAACCAGAACGACCCCTGGGACCCACCTGTGGTCTTTGAGGAGTTTCTTCACAACAATGAGAACATAGAAGACGAG GACCTGGTGGCCTGGGTCACACTGGGTTTCCTGCACATCCCCCACTCCGAGGACGTCCCCAACACGGCCACGCCCGGGAACTCCGTGGGCTTCCTGCTCCGGCCCTTCAACTTCTTCCCAGAGGACCCGTCCCTGGCATCCAGAGACCTCGTGGTCGCGTGGCCTCTGGAAAACGGCTCCACCTATGTCCAGCGCTGGATCCCTGAGGAGGACGGGGGCTGCCTGATGCCTCCCCCTTTTAGCTACAATGGAACCTACAGGCCTGTGTGA